The following are from one region of the Quercus robur chromosome 1, dhQueRobu3.1, whole genome shotgun sequence genome:
- the LOC126721223 gene encoding transcription factor SRM1-like, with amino-acid sequence MSLAHNISNQSSIGDSSSWSRVQDKLFEEAIVVFPEGTQDRWEKIATQVLGKSPLEVRRHYEVLVHDLLEIDSGRVELPCYEDEFNSVGQGSEYSEGSVDFGSKAKETQRRRGVPWTEEEHRLFLHGLQQFGKGDWRSISRKAVKSRTPTQVASHAQKYFLRQNSVKKERKKCSIHDITTVEEAANSVGLGQINDQIWEMGPAIHLYDQQSLEEHNKGFGFSF; translated from the exons ATGTCTCTTGCTCATAATATCAGCAACCAGAGTTCGATCGGCGATTCCTCGTCCTGGTCCCGTGTACAGGACAAGCTCTTCGAGGAAGCTATCGTTGTCTTTCCCGAGGGAACGCAGGACAGGTGGGAAAAGATCGCCACCCAGGTCTTAGGAAAATCGCCCTTGGAAGTGCGCCGACATTACGAGGTTTTGGTTCATGACTTGCTGGAGATTGACTCGGGCCGAGTTGAGTTGCCGTGTTACGAGGATGAGTTTAACTCGGTGGGTCAGGGCTCTGAGTATTCGGAGGGTTCTGTGGATTTTGGGTCCAAGGCTAAAGAGACGCAAAGGAGGAGAGGTGTCCCGTGGACTGAAGAAGAGCACAG GTTATTTCTGCATGGACTACAACAATTTGGGAAGGGAGATTGGAGGAGTATTTCAAGGAAAGCTGTGAAGTCGAGGACACCAACACAAGTGGCCAGCCATGCCCAAAAGTATTTTCTTCGCCAGAACTCAGTcaagaaagagaggaagaagtgtAGCATTCATGACATTACCACTGTTGAGGAGGCTGCTAACTCAGTGGGCCTAGGTCAAATTAATGATCAGATCTGGGAGATGGGCCCGGCTATACACTTGTATGATCAACAAAGTTTAGAGGAGCACAATAAGGGCTTTGGATTCTCTTTCTAA